GGCATGTCGTTGTTCGCCATGAGCGGGTTCCTCGTGATGCGTGTCGCCGGAGGCGACGGGGAGAACAGGGATGAGGGGTGCTGACGGTGGCCGGTTCGTCTGGCCCGCGGAGTCGGGGCGGGCGAAACGGGCCGGCTGGTGACCCGGCCACCGTCAGCGGTGGGTGTCGCCCGGTTACCGGGCGACGGCCTCTGCCGTCGCGGCCGTGTCCTGCGCGACCGGCTCGGCCGACCCGAGGCGTGCCTGCCGGTCGGCGCCGTCACGATCAGCGCCGTCACGGTCGACGCTCTCGCGCTGCGGGGCGTCGCGCTCGGCGTCCGGTGCGCGGCGTTCGACGGTGTAGGTGGTGGTGTTCGGGTCGTGCGAGATGCGGGTTGCGACGAACTGCTCGTCGGTGCGCTCCTGCCCGTCCACGTCGCGGGTGTAGTCGCGGACCTGACCCTGCGCGACGAACTCGTCGCCCTTGCTGAACCGCTCGTAGGACAGCTCCGCTGCGCTGCCGAACTGGATCAGGTCGTGGTAGCTGTTCGAGAGCCGTTTGAACTTCCCGTCGCCGAGGCGCTCGAAGTGCTTCACCCCGACCCGCGCGTAGAAGCGCGGCGTTCCGTCCTGGCCGTAGGTCAGGCGCGGGTCGTCAGAGATGAAGCCGTTCATCGCCGATGATGTCTTGATAGCCACGGGCTACCTCCTTCAACTGTCGTGGAGGCGCCACCTCTGGCTGCCTCCACGACAACAGGTGCGGGCCATGCACCCCGGCCGCCAGGGCCATGCCACCTGACGCTCAGGCGCGGAGCTGGGCTTCCACCTCGCGCCGTCCATCGGTGAGTGCCTTCGCGTCAGTGCGTTTCGTCCACGGGCGAAGGTCGGTGATGATCGGGCGGGCGGTGCGCAGCAGGATGACGCCGACGCCGAACGGCATCGTGCGCAGCACGTCCGGGGGCAGGATCGGCACCCGGCGGATGGAGCGCTGCGCGGAGCGGGAGCCTTGGTCCCCGTAGGTCACCGAGTCGGTGGTCTCGTCGCGGTCCCCGATGAGTGTGGAGAGGTCTTGCAGATCGCGGGAGTTCGAGGCCCCGCCGAGGACGATCTTCACGATCGAGGAGTCCCAGATCGCCGCCGCCGCGTTCTCTCCCCACTTCTCGCGCGCCTGTGCCAGTGACTGCAACACAGGCAGGGTCGTGATGCCGGTGCCGCCGCCCTCGGCCATGAGCGTCGGCAGGGACGGCAGTGGGGCGAGGTTTCCGATCTCATCCAACGCGAGCAGCAACGGCGGCTCGAGACGCGCGCCAGGTGAGCGGGCGGCGATCTTGCGGGCGACCTCGATGAGGTCTTCGATGAACGCGGCCACCAGCGACGCGGACGCACCGGCCCCGGCGCCGGTGGCGAGCAGATACAGGGTGCCGTGCTGGGTCAGGAACGTCTCGGGGTCGAACTCCTCACCCGGCCGTGGCGAGACGGCGTCCAGCACGCGCGGGTCGGCGAGGGCGGAGAACGACAAGGACACGCCCTGCCAGATCGAGTCGCGGGTGCGCGGGTCGGATTGCAGCATCGACTCCAGCGATTCGGCCCACCCTTCGGCTGCGTTCGGGTTCGACTGGAGGATGCGGACGGCGTCGCCGGCGGCGGTCGGGTTCAGCGCCCACTGATACACCTGTGCCGCGTCCCGGTGATCGAGCGCGGCGGCGTGCAGGAGCCCTTGAACGGCGGAAGTGGTCTTGCCCTGCCAGAAGTCCCCTCCGGACACGGACCCGAAGTTCGTCGAGCTGGACAGGCCGGCAGTGCGGATCATCGCCGTCAGCGGGTCCTCGCAGCCCGGGAATGCTGATGATTTGGTTGACTCCAGGACTGCTTGAGCTTGCGGGCTTGGGCGGGAAAGGATGGCAGTCATGCCGGTCAAATATTCGGATGAGTTCAAGCGGGACGCGGTCGCGCTCGTGGTGACCCAGGGGATGTCGCAGAAGCAAGTGTGTGCGGATCTGGGGATCTCGAAATCCGCGCTGCAGGCATGGGTCCGCGGCGCGCAGCTGCGGGATCGCGGGATCGAGCCCGCCCCAACCGGGAACGTGGACATGCAGCGTGAGCAGGCGAAGATGCTGAAACGGATCCGCGAGTTGGAGATGGAGAACGAGGTGCTCCGGCGGGCGGCGGCGTATCTGTCGCAGGCGAACCTGAAGATCGGGTCTGCTAGCCCAAAATAGTGTTCCCGCTCGTCCGTGAACTGGCCGCGACCGACGCTCCTTCCCGGGTGTCGGTCGCGGGGGCGTGCAGGGTCCTCGGCTTCTCCAAGCAGGCGTACTACCAATGGCTCGCGAAGCCCGTCAGTGACCGCGATTGGGACGAGGCGCATTTGATCAACGCGGCCCGGGATGTGTGGGACGAGGACCGGTGCCAGGGGTATCGGCTCATCTGCGACGAGCTCGTCGATGACGGGTGGCAGGTGTCGGAGCGGCGAGTGTGGCGGGTGTGTTCGCAAGAGGGCATGTTCTCGGCCGCGCATCGACGCAAGGGCAAACGCAAACACCGTCGGCCGGGTCCGGCCGTCCACGACGATCACGTGAGACGGGACTTCACTGCCCAGTCTCCGAACCAGCTCTGGCTCACGGACATCACTGAACACCGAACTGCCGAGGGGAAGCTGTATCTCTGCGCGGTCAAAGACGTGTTCAGCAACCGGATCGTCGGGTATTCCATCGACTCGAGGATGAAGGCCTGGCTGGCCGTGAACGCGCTCGAGGACGCGATCAACCGGCGCGAAAACCCGACCGGAGTGATCGTGCACTCGGACAGGGGCAGTCAGTTTCGTAGCCGACGCTTCCGGCGAGCACTGCGTCGACATCATCTGCGAGGTTCGATGGGCCGTGTCGGGGCCTGTGCCGACAATGCCGCGATGGAGAACTGGTTCAGCCTGCTGCAGAAGAACGTCCTCAACCAGCAGCACTGGGCCACCCGCGACGAACTGCGCCTCGCGATCGTGCACTGGATCGAAGCCCGCTACCACCGACGCCGCCGTCAACGCCAACTCGGGAAGTTGACCCCCATCGAATACGAAGCAATCATGAACACCACCGCCGACCTGGCGGCATAAGGAAACGAGTCAACCAAACCATCAGCATTCCCGATGGCGTCGTGGAACCCGGCGATCCTGGACATGTGGCGGACCTTGCCGGACGAGACCAGCATCCCCGCCGCCCGAACCTCGACGCCACAGGTGATCTGCACGGCGCGAGTCACCACCGCCCACGGATCATCAGCCTTCCGTGTTGAGGGGGCGAGCATGACCTCGAATGCTGCCGAGGCGATCTCCCAGGAGTCCAGCCCGTGCTTGCGGGCCAGCGGCCGGTATCGGGCCGCGGTGTATCGCATCAGCTCGGCCGCTTCACGATCACGATGCCAGGCTCCGGAGTCGGATTCATGGAGCCGGGTCAGCAGCGCACGCAGCCCTTCCGGGCTCTCGAATCCGTGGCTGGCCGAGCCAGCCGGGGCCGCAGCATCGTCGCTCTCGGCGGGTGAGGTGTGTTTGGTCACGGTGGCGCCTCCCGTGAGGGAGGTGCGCCACCAGCGCCCAAACCAGGACGCGCGCCAGCACGTCCTTACACCCGCCGCTCGTCAGCAGAGGTGCCGCTCGTCCGCGCAGTGGCCGGTGCTGTCGGCGACCGATTCGGAGTCGGAACTCACCCTGCTGCGGCTGGTCCTCCTGTCAATCGACAGGGCTGACCCGGATGAGGTTGCCATCGGGATCAGCGATGACGAACGTCCGCCCGAACACGTCGTCGTGCGGGTCCTCGACCACGGTGACATCCTTGGCCGTCCAATCGGCGTAGATCTCATCAACGGCGGCAGCAGTACCAGGAACCATGAGCCCGACCTCTGAGGTGCGCGGTGTTCCGGCCGTCGCGTTCTCTCCTCGCCCGCTCCACAACGCGAACAGGACACCCGGCGCAACCTCGAAAGGTACGTATCGGGGTGTCCGGACGACAGGCTCGATCTGGAACAGATCGCTATAGAAAGCGGCGGCGCGTTCGACGTCGGAGACGTATATCAGGAACAGGTTGGGTGCGCTCATGGCGGCTACTCCTTTGGGTCGGATCACTTCGTCTCCTAGACTGGCAACAATAGAAGACACTCCATGTCATCTTTAGGAGGAGTATTCGATGCAGCGTCCGCAGCGGCTGCTCGCCCTTCTTGTCGCGTTGCAGGCGAACCGTCAGATGACGTCCGCGGAACTCGCTGAGCAGTTCGGCGTGTCCAAGCGCACGGTCCTGCGCGACATCGAGGCACTTGCCGACGCCGATATCCCCGTCCTCGCCGAACGCGGCCGCTACGGCGGCGTCAGCCTGCTGCCCGGAGCGGAGATCGACGTCGGACGTCTCACGACAGGCGAGACAGAGGTGCTGGAACTGATCGGAGTCGACCTCGACCGCGCGAGACAGCTCGGGATCGAGGCTGCCGCGCGCAGCGCAGCGCAGAAGCTAGCCTCTCGCAGGCCCTGGCGGAGACCAGATTCCACGGGGCTGCTCCCGCTGAACCAGGTCGTCGCGATCGACAACAGCGGGTGGTTCACCCCGGACGAACCCGCAGATGTGGCAGCGCTCATTCGTGACGTACGTCTCGGCAAGCGACTGCGCATCGACTACCGCGCCAGCGGGCAACCGACCTGGCATGAACGCGACATCGATCCGTACGGCCTGTTCTCCCGTGGTGGCCGCTGGTACCTCATCGCGGATGCGTTCGAGGAGCCACGCATGTTCGCGCTCACTCGCCTACGGTCCTGGACGGTGCTCGACGAAGAACGACAGACACGCTGCGACCTCGCACTCAGCGAGATCGCTGCCAGCCTCGTAAGCGGGCTGGAGACACGCCACACCATCCGCGTCACCGCAACGCTTGAGACGAAGACAGAGGACATGGCCCGGCGCATCCTCGGCAGTCGGCTCCTGTCCGTCGAGCCGATGGATGATCCGGATCGGGTGCTGATCACCGTCGGCTATGACCAACTCGACGCCGTGCGCCAGCTTCTGCAGTTCACCGATCACATCGAAGTCACAGACCCACCAGAAGCACGGAAGCTCATCACCAACCTCGCGCGCACCATCGCCCGCCGACATCACGACGAGTAATCCGAGACTCTGACCCACGAAGCTAACCAGACGACAGACCATGACGACAGACCATGCACGTATGCCACGGCGGGGCCGTGGTGCGCACCTCCCTCATGAGACGACTCATGAGGGAGGCCCAGATGAAGGGCGGGGTGATCCTGTTTCACGGCAGCGGGGCCGCCGCACGCCGGTACGTCGAGGCCGACCGCTCTCGCGCCGACGAGTACTACCTGGGCGCTGACGACGCCGTAGCCGAGTACGCGGTACTCAACGGCAGAGGCGAGGTCACTGCCGTCCGTTTCCTGTCGGCTGTCGAGTACGAGGGATGGGTGGACTGGATCAACCCAGAAACGGGCGAGTCGATGGGCACCCCGCGCGCGGCCGCCGAAGGTACGAAGGGGTCGCCGTTGTTCGCGGACATGACGATCAACGCACCCAAGTCCCTGTCGGTCGCTGCTGCCCTGCACCCCGAGGTTTCCGAAGCACTCGACGCCGCTCAACACGACGCGCTGGCGGAGATTCGGCGGTGGCTCGGTCAGCACTCGGTGACCAGGGTGGGGCCGCGTGACGCGCGGGAGGTCGTGCCTATCGAGCACATGCAGGTCGTCGGTATCCGGCATAAGACCTCGCGGGCGGGTGATCCGCACCGGCATATTCACATGCAGATCGGCACGAGGGTGTGGGCGGCTGGGAAGTGGCGGGCGCTGGATACGGCGGCGCTGTTCAAGTAGCAGGGTGCGATCCGTGCGATGGGTACGGCGGTGATCGCCGCGCACCCGCAGCTCGCACAGACCCTCGCCAAGCACGGTCTCACCCTCGATCCGGCCAGCGGCGAGGTGACCGAGTTGGAGCCGTTCAACGGGGTCATGTCGAAGCGGTCAGCGCAGATCAAGAAGAACCTGGAACGTCTCGAAGCCGAGTGGGAGCAGGCGCATCCGGGTGAGGAGCTTGGCCCGGTGATGACGGCACGGTTACAGGGAATCGCCTGGACTCATCAGCGACCCGAGAAGAAGCCCGCCGACCTCAAGAACGATCAATGGTGGGTGCAGGAACTCCGCGAGGCCGGATACGACCCTGCAACCTCTGAGCACCGCGCCGTACAACCGGCGGTCAGCCTGGATGACCTGGCCGTGCAGGAGGTTGCATCGCGGGCGCTGGACCGCAGCGCAGCGAGCGCATCGACGTGGACACGGCACACCATCCAGGAGCACGTCACCCGGATCACCACCGAGGAAGGCGTGCAGGCGACGCCCGGCGAGTTGCGGGAGTTCATCAACTTGGCGACCGAGCTTGCCGCCTCGGATTGCTTCTCCGTCCTGCCGCCAGACGCGGCGACACCGGAGCACGTCGCGCACCTGACCAGCCTCAGCGTGGTCGCTGCCGAGACCGCGCTACGCGACCAGCTCACCGCCGCGACACCGGAGCGGGAGCCGGAGCACCCCGACGTGACCAAAGTTGCACAAGCCGCCCGGCTGGACGCGGGGCAGACGGTCGCGGCTGCGGCGGTTGCCTCGACCGATCCGCTCGTGATCGTCGAAGGCGCGGCGGGCAGCGGCAAGACCACGATGTTACGCACCGCGATCACCATCGCCGCCGAACACGGCAGGCCGTCGCGAGTGGTAGCACCGACATTGCGAGCCGCGCAAGTCTCGCACAAAGAACTTGGGGTGCCAGCGACGAGCGTTGCGGCGCTCGTCCACGCACACGGCTGGCGGTGGAACAGCGACGGCGTATGGACGCGCCTCAGCCCTGGTGACATCGACCCCGAGAATGGGCGCACCTACACCGACCCAGCCGAGGGAGCGCGGCTCGCGAGAGGCATGCGCGTGATCGTGGACGAGACCGGGATGCTCGACCAAGACACCGCCCACGCACTCCTCACCATCACTGCCGAGGCTGGGGCGAGCGTCGCGCTGGTCGGCGACCGCGCCCAGCTCCCCGCAATCGGCCGTGGCGGGGTGCTCGACATGGCCGCGCAGATTCGCGGACGCACCTACGACATGACCGAACTTCACCGCTTCCGTGATGCTGAGTACGCGGCGCTCACGCTGACGATGCGCGACCGGGAGGGCCCCGGGGAGGTCTTTGACCGGCTCGGCGCGCTGGGGCTCGTCACCGTGCACGCCGACGATGAGCAGGTCCGCGAGCACATCGCTGCGCATCCGCGCAATGGTGAGGCGATCACCGTCGCCACCAACGAAGAGGCGGCGGCGTTGAACGAGCGCGTCCGCACCGGCCGGATCGAGCGAGGTGAGGTCGATGACGCGGTGACGGCGACTGGCAGCGACGGCTTGCCCATCGGTCGGGGTGATGTGATCCAGACCCGGCGAAACGACACCACGCTCGGGGTCGCGAACCGGCAGCAGTGGATCGTGCAGCATGTCATCGATGACGGCACCGTCTACGCGCGCGAAGCCGCCAGTGGTTGCAAGAACCGCCGCACCGTCACCCTGCCCGCCGAGTACGTGGCAGAGCATGCGCACCTGTCCTATGCGGCGACCGCGTACGGCGTCCAAGGCGCAACCGTCGACGCCTCGCACACGGCGCTGACCGAGGCGACGAGCGCGGCAGGTGTTTACGTCGGGATGACGAGAGGCCGGGAGACCAACCGGCTGCATGTCGTCGCTGAGAGCATGGCGGACGCGCGAGCGCAGTTCATCGAGGCGATGCAACGCGACCCCGCAGACCGGGGCCTCGATCACGCCACCGCTCAGGCAGTCGAGGCCGTTCGCGGCATTGTCAGGGAAGGTCCTGTCAGGCTCGTCACCGGCGAACTCGCTCGGCTTGACCAGGAGGCCGAACGCGCCCAGCGGCAGACGGAACGGTGGGAGCAGATCGCCACACGCCTCGATACCCAACGCGCTGCGCACCGAACCGAGGACGACGAAACCGCGACCGTACTCCGCAAGGTCGAGCACGAGGCCGGGCGGGTGCGTGCCGAGGTCGCGGGGCCGCTCACCGTGCAGGCCAAGACCGACGGCGCGGCCTACCTCGCGACCATGCAGACCGAGGCGGACGCAAGTGCCCGGCTCGCCACGGCAGGGAGGTTCGGCAGGCGTAGAGCGCGGGCCGAGCACCAGGCCGCGACCGCACAGGCTGGCGCGGCTCGGGCGAGCTTGCGCGCAACATGGGGTGAGCTGCCCTGCACCCCTGAATCGCTCTCTGCATGGGCGGCGCAGGCAGCGGCACGCCGAGCCGAGAGCGACCCCCGCGTGACCGAGGCCGACCATGCCGTCGAAACTGCGCACGCCGGACAAGAAGCGACGCAGCGGCGGCACAACCGGGAACGCCTGGCATTGCTGGTCAGCGAGCTCGGAGCCGACGAGGCGCGTCGCGACCAGTTCGGGATGCGCACCATCAACCCGAACCGCACCGCCCAGGATGCCCGCGCGAGAGCAGCCGTGGCCCGTGCCGAAGCCGACGAACTCCGCAGTCTCCCTGCCAACGATGCCGCACGGCGCATCGAGGCCAAGCGCGCCGAGCAGGAACAGATACGACAGCGGGCAGCGCAGCGGGCACGGCAACTCGACCCGCTCGACCGCGGTCCGCGCCGCCATGATCTGGGCCGCGACGGGCCAGGACGCGGCCTGTGACACGGGCCACGGTGGTTGACCCCAGATCACGCAGGAGCATGTGCCTTATACGCGCATCGGCGACACCACGATTTCGAAACCTGGCCACTGTCTGAACGCGGTCTCGGGCTTGTTGACTCGGTGAGTAAGCGAGGCGCTGCCGTCCGAGATGCGGCGGTCACTGGTGCACCAGGCGGCAGCGCTGGTGTCGGGGTTCAGTCAGTCGCTCTGGTGCAAGCTGCATGTAACTGAGTATCATGGTTACATGCGTTTCGATCCACCAACCGGACAGTGGTTCATCGCCCACGACGGGCAACGCTGGTGGTTCGATTCGGGCTCGATCGCGTTCGACTTCGCCTACACCGGCGGCTTCCCCGGCCCGCCTGAGTGGGAGTTCTGGCATGGGCCGGAGGACGCCGCCAGCTGGTGGCGTGAACGGTTCGGAGTCGATGTTCCGGTGAGCGCGGCTGACTACGCGCGGGCACGCGAGCTACGCCAACGGATCGCACAGTCCGTGATCGCGGTATCCCACGGTCAACAGCTTCCGGTCGCGGCGGCTACCGTCATCGATGCGTGGGCAGCGCTTCCCGATGTGCCCCCTCAGTTGATGGCGGAGCCACCGGTCACCGTCGAACGCCTACTGGCCGCCATCGGACGAGCCGCTGTCGCCGCGCTGAGCCAGACCGACCGCGTGCGCATCTGCGGTGCCAGCGACTGCGCGGTCATGTACCTGGACACATCACGTTCGGGCAATCGTGCCTGGTGCTCAATGCAGCGGTGCGGCAACCGACACAAAGTGCGAGCGCTGCGCGCACGCCGCGCGACATCCGGCAGAACCAACGATCCAGCACACCGTTCAGAACAGGAGAACGACTCATGACTCTCACGCACATCAACCCCGCGGCTCTGCACAAGAACCCCGCCTTCTCTCAAGGCGTCCTGGTGACGGGCGGTGCGCTGCTCGTCGTCGGCGGCCAGCACGGCACCGACGAGAAGGGCGAACTCGTCTCCGCCGACCTCGGTGAACAGACCAAGCAAGCACTACGGAACGTCCTCACGGTGCTCGCCGAAGTGGGGGCCGACGCGAGCCACGTCGCGCGGCTCGGGGTCTATCTCGCAGCCGGGGCCGACGCCGGAGCTGGATACACCTCGGCGTTCGAGGTGTGGGGCGCGAATCCCGCCGCCGTGACGGTGCTGACCGTCCCCTCGTTTGCGCGTCCCGGCGTTCTCGTGGAAATCGAAGCGCTGGCCGCAGTGCCGGAGAACGCATCATGACGCCGCGACGACCGACTCAGCAGATGCCGGACGACGTTGCGGAACTCGTTGCCCAGCACGGGGTGCGCAGCGCGTACGACGAGCGTCCTGCCTACCAACGCAACGACTACCTCGCATGGATCGACCGCGCGAAGCGACCCGAGACACGCAGCAAACGGATCAATCAGATGCTGAGCGAACTCGAAGAAGGCGGCGTCTACATGAGGATGCGACACCGGCCATCCGAACGATGAACACGCGGTACCTGTACAGGACGGCCAGAGCTCAACCCGCTCGCCGCTCGCCGCACGCCGCACGATCACAATGATGCACGACAAACGACATCACCCGCGGTCGGGGTCATACAGCCCGAGCCACCGGTAGATTGTGGAACCGCGCACACGCGCACGATCACAGGTGAGTGCGTTTGGGGAACCTCGGCTACGCGGTCACCGCACATCGCGCGCAGGGCTCCACCGTCGACACCGCGCACGCGATCGTCCACTCCTCCTCGATGACACGAGAGACCTTCTACGTCTCGATGACCCGAGGTCGTGAATCGAACATCGCCTACGTCGCCACCGACGAAGCGCACCTCGAACGCCACCAGCAGACCGAGACAGAGGTCACCGCCAGAACGGTCCTCTATGGCGTGCTCCAGCACGAGGGAGCGGAGAAGTCCACCCACGAGACCATCAGCGCAGAGCAGCACGCCTGGACCTCGATCCGGCATCTGGCCGATCAGTACGAGACGATCGCCCAAGAAGCCCAAGCTGAGCGTGTCACCGATCTCCTGACCCGTGCCGGCCTGGACCGCGCGCAACTCGACGAGGTGATTGCCTCAGAGAGCTTCGGATCACTCATTGCAGAACTACGCCGAGCTGAGGCCAACGGTCATCCTTCAGATCAGCTCATCTCGCGCGCGGTCGTGGCAGGTGGCCTCGATCAGGAGCCAGAATTGGCGACTGCGCTCCGAAACCGCGTCAGCCGCTTGGCCGATGCGCGCTCCGGAGGAACCCGACGTCGGGGACGAAAGCGCCTTGTCGCCGGACTGATTCCTGAAGCCACCGGTCCCATGCCCGCCGACATGGGGCGCGCGCTGACAGAGTTGAAGGAAGCGATCGAAGCCCGAGCTCGCGCTCTCGTGGCCACGGCAATTGCAGAAGACCAGCCTTGGACCCGCGCACTCGGGTCTCAACCGCCCGCGTCTAGGAGGCAAGAGGCGTGGCGAGCCGTGGCCGCGATGATCGCGGCATACCGAGACCGCTATGGCGTCACAGGACCACATCCTCTCGGGAACATGCCAGTTGCTCATCTTCAACGCCTCGACCGTGAACGAGCGGTCGTCGCTCTCCGCGACCTCCAGAACTCGTCTAGCGCCTACACAACGAGTGCATCAACCGCCAGCCGCGACGTCATCGATCTGTAGCCGAGCAGTGGTCGCCCTGCATCGCCGCGCAGGCGAGTCCGCGGTTTGGATCGGCTCACGGTGATTGGGTTCGCGACGGAGCGGGGCACACTTCACGACGCACGCGCTTCTGCGGCAGGGACCCGGGGTGCCTTCCGTCGCGTGGGGGCGGTGGCCCCTACGATGGGAGCATGGCGGGCAGACACTTGAAGGAGATCTTCAAAGCGTTCCAGACGCGCGATGAGTTGACCTTCCGTCGTGTGGCCATGGAGATCATCGACGAAGAGGAAGCCAAGCATCACAACGCCCTGGCCCGGGATCTCAAGAGACTTCTGGTGGCTGGAGGAGCGCCACTCGACACCGGCTCCACCATCATCGTTCCGGCACCGCCGAAAGATCGCGAAGGTGACTGGGACCTCGGCGAGGTCACGGAGCCGACCCGCCTGCTCGACGATCTTATTCTTGACCCTCGACTCGTCGGGACCCTTGATAGCCTCGTCGAAGAAGTCCGTCAGTGGTCGACACTTGACGCAGCTGGCATACCTCGGCGGCAAAGGCTGCTCTTGGAAGGTCCTCCAGGCTGCGGGAAGACGACCGCAGCCGAAGCGCTTGCCACCGAACTAGGTCGGCCGTTCCTACTTGTCCGCCTCGATGCTGTCGTGTCCTCCTACTTGGGCGAGACAGCCAGCAACCTCCGCCGGATCCTCGATTACGCCGACCAGGCACCGTTCGTTGTGCTCTTCGACGAATTCGACGCCCTCGGCCGCTCGCGAGACGACCAAGCGGAGCACGGTGAGATGAAGCGAGTTGTCACAGCGTTCCTCCAGATGACGGACCGGTACCGCGGTCCCAGCTTGCTACTGGCCGCGACCAACCACTCTGAGTTGCTTGACCAGGCTCTATGGCGACGCTTCGATGAGGTCTTGACCTTTCGAAAGCCGAACGTGCACGAGTTGCGCAGGCTGTTGCGGCTTAGGTTGCGTCATGTTTCACATCATGGGCTCAACATCGACCTCATCGCGAGCAAACTCAAGGGACTTCCTCACGCGGCGGCGGAGAAGCTGGTCGTAGACGCCAGGCGTCAGGCGATTCTGCGCGGATCGCACACGGTAGAGGCAGTGGACATCAACGCGGTGTTGTTGGGTGTTACTGGTCGGCCTTGGTGAGTGCCAAACATGCCCCAGCACCTTCTTCTACCAAACCCACGACCGCTTCCCTCCCGTCGCGCAAGTGGTGCGGGAGGAGGTGGGCCGCAGCGCCAACGCGGAGAGCATGGCCGGCACCTGCAGGAGCAACTGCTACAGACAACGCGTCTGCCGCGACGTCTTGACCAGGGTGTCGATCCGCGGCTCGTATTCAAGATCAATGCTCGTTCTCGTCCGACGGAAACTTCGTTCGAGGGGCGCGGTCTGCACGTGCTTGGCGAGAGCGTGGACTACACATACTTTGTGCTCGCCGATGATTCTGGATCAGCGCTCTCTCAGGCGATCGATCGGTATGTTCGGACGGGTGAACTTCGCTCATTCTTCGACCTGATAGATGACATTGAGCCTTACGGTTCTGAAGATCGACGAGGTCCGGGACTCGCCGACATCGGCGATGGCTTTGCGGGAGAGCAGGTTCTCGATGTCAGCGTATGGGCCGCAGGAACACTCGATGAAGCGCGAGCACGAGTCCAGATAATCGAAGCTGTGCTCGCCGCTACGAGTGGACGAATACTGCTGCGATCGGTGAGTTCACGGCGCAGCTATCTCCGGGTCTCGGTGACGTCTGACGGCATGCGAGATCTACTGGAGACTAGTGTGGTCGAGACGGTGCGCACGCCACCCGTGCCGTATCTGGACTTCCGCGACTGGCGAGACCTTGGGGTGGGAGATATCCGCCGTGCCGAGACGTCAGGTGCCGTCGTCGGAGTACTAGATGACTCGCCTGAGTCCGCACACCCGCTTCTCAATGGTCTCGTGCTTTCAGACGACTCTCTAGCGCCGCCGGACTATCAATGGCAACAACGCGGAAGCCACGGGTCCGAGGTGATTGGTCGCGTCCTGTACCCGCGTCTGCACGAGGAACTTCGTGACTTGACGGCTTTGACGGCCGTGGGCGCTGTTCGCGTCGTTAGAGTCCTTGAGCCTGACCCTCAGCGTGGCGGCGATGCGACTCGCTTCCCGACGTATGCGCTGCCTCACGAGGTGGTTGCCCAGGGTATCCGCCACCTTCACGACACCTACGGCGTCAAGATTTTCAACATGTCGGTCGGATATTCCGAACCGTATAGCGATCTGCATGTCGGACCGCTTACCGAGACTCTTGACGATCTCATTCGTGAACTAGACATCGTCATCGTCGTACCCACCGGCAATGCCGGGATCACGCTGGATGCTCGCACTGTGAGCGGCCATCACATCATCGACGACAAGCCCGACTACTTCTTCACCCCAGAGCACCGAATCGCGGAGCCAGCACCAGCAGCTCTCGCTGTCACAGT
This window of the Microbacterium sp. AB genome carries:
- a CDS encoding ATP-dependent DNA helicase, yielding MGTAVIAAHPQLAQTLAKHGLTLDPASGEVTELEPFNGVMSKRSAQIKKNLERLEAEWEQAHPGEELGPVMTARLQGIAWTHQRPEKKPADLKNDQWWVQELREAGYDPATSEHRAVQPAVSLDDLAVQEVASRALDRSAASASTWTRHTIQEHVTRITTEEGVQATPGELREFINLATELAASDCFSVLPPDAATPEHVAHLTSLSVVAAETALRDQLTAATPEREPEHPDVTKVAQAARLDAGQTVAAAAVASTDPLVIVEGAAGSGKTTMLRTAITIAAEHGRPSRVVAPTLRAAQVSHKELGVPATSVAALVHAHGWRWNSDGVWTRLSPGDIDPENGRTYTDPAEGARLARGMRVIVDETGMLDQDTAHALLTITAEAGASVALVGDRAQLPAIGRGGVLDMAAQIRGRTYDMTELHRFRDAEYAALTLTMRDREGPGEVFDRLGALGLVTVHADDEQVREHIAAHPRNGEAITVATNEEAAALNERVRTGRIERGEVDDAVTATGSDGLPIGRGDVIQTRRNDTTLGVANRQQWIVQHVIDDGTVYAREAASGCKNRRTVTLPAEYVAEHAHLSYAATAYGVQGATVDASHTALTEATSAAGVYVGMTRGRETNRLHVVAESMADARAQFIEAMQRDPADRGLDHATAQAVEAVRGIVREGPVRLVTGELARLDQEAERAQRQTERWEQIATRLDTQRAAHRTEDDETATVLRKVEHEAGRVRAEVAGPLTVQAKTDGAAYLATMQTEADASARLATAGRFGRRRARAEHQAATAQAGAARASLRATWGELPCTPESLSAWAAQAAARRAESDPRVTEADHAVETAHAGQEATQRRHNRERLALLVSELGADEARRDQFGMRTINPNRTAQDARARAAVARAEADELRSLPANDAARRIEAKRAEQEQIRQRAAQRARQLDPLDRGPRRHDLGRDGPGRGL
- a CDS encoding CGNR zinc finger domain-containing protein; translated protein: MRFDPPTGQWFIAHDGQRWWFDSGSIAFDFAYTGGFPGPPEWEFWHGPEDAASWWRERFGVDVPVSAADYARARELRQRIAQSVIAVSHGQQLPVAAATVIDAWAALPDVPPQLMAEPPVTVERLLAAIGRAAVAALSQTDRVRICGASDCAVMYLDTSRSGNRAWCSMQRCGNRHKVRALRARRATSGRTNDPAHRSEQENDS
- a CDS encoding RidA family protein; translated protein: MTLTHINPAALHKNPAFSQGVLVTGGALLVVGGQHGTDEKGELVSADLGEQTKQALRNVLTVLAEVGADASHVARLGVYLAAGADAGAGYTSAFEVWGANPAAVTVLTVPSFARPGVLVEIEALAAVPENAS
- a CDS encoding YdeI/OmpD-associated family protein produces the protein MPDDVAELVAQHGVRSAYDERPAYQRNDYLAWIDRAKRPETRSKRINQMLSELEEGGVYMRMRHRPSER
- a CDS encoding C-terminal helicase domain-containing protein produces the protein MGNLGYAVTAHRAQGSTVDTAHAIVHSSSMTRETFYVSMTRGRESNIAYVATDEAHLERHQQTETEVTARTVLYGVLQHEGAEKSTHETISAEQHAWTSIRHLADQYETIAQEAQAERVTDLLTRAGLDRAQLDEVIASESFGSLIAELRRAEANGHPSDQLISRAVVAGGLDQEPELATALRNRVSRLADARSGGTRRRGRKRLVAGLIPEATGPMPADMGRALTELKEAIEARARALVATAIAEDQPWTRALGSQPPASRRQEAWRAVAAMIAAYRDRYGVTGPHPLGNMPVAHLQRLDRERAVVALRDLQNSSSAYTTSASTASRDVIDL
- a CDS encoding AAA family ATPase; the protein is MAGRHLKEIFKAFQTRDELTFRRVAMEIIDEEEAKHHNALARDLKRLLVAGGAPLDTGSTIIVPAPPKDREGDWDLGEVTEPTRLLDDLILDPRLVGTLDSLVEEVRQWSTLDAAGIPRRQRLLLEGPPGCGKTTAAEALATELGRPFLLVRLDAVVSSYLGETASNLRRILDYADQAPFVVLFDEFDALGRSRDDQAEHGEMKRVVTAFLQMTDRYRGPSLLLAATNHSELLDQALWRRFDEVLTFRKPNVHELRRLLRLRLRHVSHHGLNIDLIASKLKGLPHAAAEKLVVDARRQAILRGSHTVEAVDINAVLLGVTGRPW